A genomic region of Kluyveromyces marxianus DMKU3-1042 DNA, complete genome, chromosome 5 contains the following coding sequences:
- the MRX7 gene encoding Mrx7p, producing the protein MEPMSKTDRLFHPTAFQKFKAYRMLFWDEMRSTVGLPRLTDKYFKK; encoded by the coding sequence ATGGAGCCAATGAGTAAAACAGACAGACTGTTCCATCCAACTGCCTTTCAAAAGTTTAAAGCCTACCGTATGCTATTTTGGGATGAGATGAGATCTACGGTTGGGTTACCTAGACTAACAGATAAATACTTTAAAAAGTGA
- the VID27 gene encoding Vid27p: MNLIRTLFDSGSNEELMSLSSGEFLLLRSFKSPKSSVEYIFSDAMICVKRCGQYEYLLCVERQDIESEDISDGDSEDILPDEMSLLSATSKKDDTWSFRIEKGLQLVKSWNAERRPVIIWNNTRGDDGDQFEYIIEDTIPLSEIDKFYKLIKLCTYEVEYRKPSEQATRDELLLFMKPEELDVSDSYSFAFDDSKLIHSHIGIPTDRDSTLHSESSKDTSLSVGRFAELRGSKHSLLGDTYRSYIRPDSIGRETEDGSDYFEGYDNDDNNEDILQYANSLKKYKYGEADENGYESYDDDEDDEEDAEGIFVDAKEYITD; this comes from the coding sequence ATGAACTTAATTAGAActctttttgattctgGTTCCAATGAGGAACTAATGAGTCTATCCTCTGGAGAATTTTTGTTACTTAGATCTTTTAAGTCACCGAAGTCATCTGTTGAGTATATATTCAGCGACGCGATGATTTGTGTGAAACGGTGTGGTCAGTATGAATACTTATTATGTGTGGAACGCCAAGATATTGAAAGTGAAGACATTAGTGATGGAGATTCAGAGGACATTTTACCCGATGAGATGAGCCTACTATCGGCAACATCGAAAAAGGACGACACTTGGTCCtttagaattgaaaaaggtCTGCAATTAGTGAAATCCTGGAATGCAGAAAGGCGGCCAGTAATTATATGGAATAATACAAGGGGTGATGATGGCGACCAATTCGAATATATCATTGAAGACACTATTCCGTTATCGGAAATTGACAAATTCTACAAACTCATTAAATTATGTACCTATGAAGTGGAATATAGGAAGCCAAGTGAACAGGCAACTAGAGATgagttattattatttatgAAACCAGAGGAATTAGATGTTTCTGATTCATATTCTTTCGCTTTTGACGACAGTAAATTGATACATAGTCACATTGGAATACCGACAGACCGAGATTCCACTTTACATTCGGAAAGTAGCAAAGATACATCTTTATCAGTAGGAAGATTTGCTGAGCTTCGAGGCTCCAAACATTCATTATTAGGTGATACATATAGAAGTTATATTCGCCCAGATTCTATTGGAAGGGAAACGGAAGACGGTTCTGACTATTTTGAAGGCtatgataatgatgataacaaTGAGGATATTTTACAATATGCCAATAGtttaaagaaatataaGTATGGAGAGGCTGATGAAAATGGTTATGAAAGCtacgacgatgatgaagatgatgaggaagatgcTGAGGGGATATTCGTAGATGCAAAGGAATATATTACGGATTGA
- the RRG9 gene encoding mitochondrial ribosome assembly protein RRG9 — translation MILRSILQRSKFANTLNCFRRFHTFPLLFNSNNGDANSSVKIPELPRKGKAKQLIQVVNDTEEHTIKKSWRDDKNLPDWKRQKLALKEKLKGEKWNPSKKLSREQMESVRLLKRQLPNLNAGDIAAQMKVSPEVIRRILKSKWEPSEKELEDIQRRWKKRSERIIDLYEKGLIGDKMGTLPIARKVIIKGGNSTGTFRVRRTKDSVMSISSTKKGKHSEDKDILKAKNKLHLLMKK, via the coding sequence ATGATACTTCGATCTATACTGCAACGTAGCAAATTTGCTAATACTTTAAATTGCTTCAGAAGATTTCACACATTCCCTTTGCTGTTTAACTCGAATAATGGCGATGCTAACTCATCTGTCAAGATTCCAGAGCTTCCTAGAAAAGGAAAGGCCAAGCAATTGATACAGGTTGTTAATGATACAGAGGAACATACTATCAAAAAAAGCTGGAGAGATGATAAAAACTTACCAGATTGGAAAAGGCAGAAATTAGCCTTGAAGGAGAAACTAAAAGGTGAAAAATGGAATCCCAGTAAGAAATTATCAAGAGAGCAAATGGAATCTGTGAGGCTTTTAAAAAGACAATTACCTAATTTAAATGCCGGAGATATTGCAGCTCAAATGAAGGTATCTCCAGAAGTGATACGAAGAATTCTAAAGTCAAAATGGGAACCTTCAGAGAAGGAGTTAgaagatattcaaagaaggtggaaaaaaaggtcAGAACGAATCATAGATTTGTATGAAAAGGGACTGATTGGTGATAAAATGGGCACTCTACCAATAGCTCGtaaagtaataataaaaggTGGAAATAGCACAGGAACGTTTAGAGTTAGGAGGACAAAGGATAGTGTAATGAGTATTTCAAGTacaaaaaaagggaaacaTAGCGAGGATaaagatattttgaaagctAAAAACAAATTGCACTTATTAATGAAGAAGTAG
- the OST4 gene encoding olichyl-diphosphooligosaccharide--protein glycotransferase OST4 has product MISDAQLNTLVLSFGVVMVALITLYHGIQSTIVNHKKQ; this is encoded by the coding sequence ATGATTTCTGATGCTCAATTAAATACTTTGGTGCTTTCTTTTGGTGTCGTGATGGTAGCACTAATCACCTTATACCATGGGATTCAATCCACCATAGTGAACCATAAGAAACAGTAA